A stretch of DNA from Actinomycetota bacterium:
CAGCCCCCACCGCACCACCGGGCGCAGCCAGCGGTCGACGACCAGCGCCTCGGCGGCAGGGTCGTGCCGCGGCAGCCCTTCGCCGGCTGGGAAGGCCGCGGCGTCCGGGAGCGGCCGATGGAGGGCAGCCACCGCGGCTCCGAGGGCCGACCACGCCTGCCCGACGGTCCTGGTGTCGCCGGTGGAGCGGCGACCCAGGTCGTTCAGCGTCGTGCCTGGCAGCTCTGCGAGCTCGATGACACCGCGACCCTCGTCCGCGGTCAGGACCCTCGGCACCGCCGCGGTGGATCCGACGGCGACGGCGACGGCGTGATGGGCGGCGAGCAGGGCTGCGACCCGCCCGGGCCGCACCAGCTTGAGGTACGTCGTGCGGCCCCCGGCACGACGGCGTAGGACGGCCCGGCGGCCCGGGCGGTGGACCACCAGCTCGGCGCCCTCGGCCAGCAGCCCGGCCAGGACTGGCAGCCGGTCGTCGGTGCCGGGCGGGTGCAGCAGGACGCCGTGGGCGGGCAGCCGGCGCCCGCCCGGGGTACGGCTGGCAGCCGCCTCGAGTGCCTCGGCGGCCCCGAACCACTCGCCGTAGAGCGTGCCGCCGAGGCGCGGGCGAGGCTGCAACTCGAGCAGCGCATGCGCTGTCGACCGGGGCCAGCCCCGCCGTACGAGCAGCTCCCGCCCTGGTTCGCGGCCGGGCAGCCGCGCAGGCGGCCTCACGACCGCCGCCCGGCGGCCAGCTCGACCGCCC
This window harbors:
- a CDS encoding phosphotransferase, whose product is MQPRPRLGGTLYGEWFGAAEALEAAASRTPGGRRLPAHGVLLHPPGTDDRLPVLAGLLAEGAELVVHRPGRRAVLRRRAGGRTTYLKLVRPGRVAALLAAHHAVAVAVGSTAAVPRVLTADEGRGVIELAELPGTTLNDLGRRSTGDTRTVGQAWSALGAAVAALHRPLPDAAAFPAGEGLPRHDPAAEALVVDRWLRPVVRWGLLPPLADEALDELLGPLLHDTPTTPSLLHRDLHDKQVVLGPDRGIGLLDLDTASVGEPALDIANVLAHLDLRRRQGLLTPMAAATAWSAFLDGASPGPATMARVPAYGVAAQLRLAAVYALRPPWRGVAASLLASLGTSTTHGRWARQRRRCAPPPLSARR